One window of Bactrocera tryoni isolate S06 chromosome 2, CSIRO_BtryS06_freeze2, whole genome shotgun sequence genomic DNA carries:
- the LOC120768669 gene encoding endonuclease G, mitochondrial-like: protein MPFFGVGLTLLVLTGSSFFVLGAYYQHHDFWHKLQQLIQEDPYAFYIREKLYDALPLLNLNCREQSVGNGSRMSEIMKYGFPGLDDIRVYSDFVLSYDRRNRVAHWVYEHLRAPCVQSNGGGASRHEANYQADMSVPSNFRADVTDYKNSGFDRGHLAAAGNHKCHQTHCNETFYLTNIAPQVGKGFNRDAWNNLEIYVRELTERYGSVYVCTGPLYKPKRQMAGFTEVENSRRTNGKWCVEYEVIGENTVAVPTHFFKVITVESKLPGGQPYMEAYIMPNAPISTNTNIRNFLADIREIEHIAGLQFFNGLRRSFFFGTNYTTTPELYRNFQ from the exons ATGCCTTTCTTTGGCGTTGGTTTAACATTATTGGTACTCACCGGCAGCAGCTTTTTCGTACTAGGCGCTTACTATCAGCACCATGATTTCTGGCATAAGCTACAACAGCTTATACAAGAGGATCCATACGCATTCTATATACGCGAAAAATTATATGACGCG CTGCCACTTTTAAATCTTAACTGTCGGGAGCAGTCAGTCGGTAACGGTTCGCGTATGTCAGAGATCATGAAGTACGGCTTCCCTGGTCTGGACGATATACGTGTTTATTCTGATTTTGTACTCTCCTATGATCGGCGCAATCGTGTTGCACATTGGGTTTACGAGCATTTACGTGCGCCCTGTGTTCAATCTAATGGTGGTGGGGCAAGTCGGCATGAAGCAAATTATCAAGCCGATATGAGTGTGCCTTCCAACTTTCGAGCTGATGTAACTGATTACAAAAATTCTGGATTCGATCGCGGTCATTTGGCTGCGGCTGGCAATCATAAGTGTCATCAGACACATTGCAATGAGACATTTTATCTGACAAATATTGCGCCACAAGTTGGTAAGGGTTTCAATCGTGATGCATGGAATAATTTGGAAATTTATGTACGCGAATTAACAGAACGCTACGGTTCTGTATATGTTTGTACCGGACCGCTATATAAACCAAAGCGTCAAATGGCTGGTTTTACAGAAGTAGAGAATAGCAGAAGGACAAACGGAAAGTGGTGTGTGGAATATGAGGTTATTGGTGAGAATACTGTTGCAGTTCCTACGCATTTTTTCAAAGTAATCACTGTGGAATCTAAATTACCGGGCGGCCAACCATATATGGAAGCATACATAATGCCAAATGCGCCTATTAGTACAAATACGAATATACGAAATTTTCTAGCTGACATCAGAGAGATTGAGCACATTGCCGGTTTGCAATTCTTTAATGGCTTGCGCCGCAGCTTCTTCTTTGGCACTAACTACACTACAACTCCGGAATTATATAGGAATTTTCAGTGA